In a genomic window of Struthio camelus isolate bStrCam1 chromosome 16, bStrCam1.hap1, whole genome shotgun sequence:
- the LHX1 gene encoding LIM/homeobox protein Lhx1 has product MVHCAGCKRPILDRFLLNVLDRAWHVKCVQCCECKCNLTEKCFSREGKLYCKNDFFRCFGTKCAGCAQGISPSDLVRRARSKVFHLNCFTCMMCNKQLSTGEELYIIDENKFVCKEDYLNNSNTAKENSLHSATTGSDPSLSPDSQDPSQDDAKDSESANVSDKETGSNENDDQNLGAKRRGPRTTIKAKQLETLKAAFAATPKPTRHIREQLAQETGLNMRVIQVWFQNRRSKERRMKQLSALGARRHAFFRSPRRMRPLVDRLEPGELIPNGPFSFYGDYQSEYYGPGSNYDFFPQGPPSSQAQTPVDLPFVPSSGPSGTPLGAMDHPLPGHHPSSEAQRFTDIMSHPPGDSPSPEPNLPGSLHSMSAEVFGPSPPFSSISVNGGANYGNHLSHPPEMNEAAVW; this is encoded by the exons ATGGTTCACTGTGCAGGCTGCAAAAGGCCAATCTTGGACCGGTTTTTGTTGAATGTACTGGACAGGGCTTGGCATGTGAAGTGTGTTCAGTGCTGTGAATGTAAATGCAATTTGACAGAGAAATGCTTTTCGCGAGAAGGCAAGCTTTACTGCAAAAACGACTTCTTTCG GTGTTTCGGGACCAAGTGcgcgggctgtgcccagggcatctcCCCCAGCGACTTGGTCCGCAGGGCGCGGAGCAAAGTGTTCCACTTGAACTGTTTTACGTGTATGATGTGTAACAAGCAGCTCTCCACCGGCGAGGAGCTCTATATCATAGACGAAAACAAGTTCGTCTGCAAAGAAGATTACCTAAATAACAGCAATACTGCCAAAGAAAACAGCCTGCATTCAG ccACCACCGGCAGTGACCCCAGCCTGTCCCCCGACTCCCAAGACCCTTCCCAGGACGACGCCAAGGACTCGGAGAGCGCCAACGTGTCCGACAAGGAGACGGGCAGCAACGAGAACGACGACCAGAACCTGGGGGCCAAGCGGCGGGGGCCGCGCACCACCATCAAAGCCAAGCAGCTGGAGACGCTCAAAGCCGCCTTCGCCGCCACCCCCAAGCCCACGCGGCACATCCGCGAGCAGCTGGCGCAGGAGACCGGCCTCAACATGCGCGTCATCCAG GTCTGGTTCCAGAACCGGCGCTCCAAGGAGCGGCGCATGAAGCAGCTGAGCGCGCTGGGCGCCCGCCGGCACGCCTTCTTCCGCAGCCCGCGCAGGATGAGGCCGCTCGTGGACCGCCTGGAGCCCGGGGAGCTCATCCCCAACGGGCCCTTCTCCTTCTACGGAG ATTATCAGAGCGAGTATTATGGCCCTGGAAGCAATTACGATTTCTTCCCGCAAGGACCTCCCTCATCTCAAGCTCAGACGCCGGTGGATCTCCCCTTTGTGCCCTCCTCGGGGCCGTCCGGCACCCCGCTGGGGGCGATGGATCACCCCCTGCCCGGACACCACCCCTCCAGTGAGGCTCAGCGCTTCACTGACATCATGTCGCACCCCCCAGGAGACTCGCCCAGCCCCGAACCCAACCTGCCCGGGTCCTTGCACTCCATGTCTGCAGAAGTTTTTGGCCCCAGTCCTCCATTTTCTTCAATATCCGTCAACGGTGGTGCTAACTATGGCAATCACTTGTCACATCCACCAGAAATGAATGAAGCGGCTGTGTGGTAG